TTGTCTTCGGGCGCAATCGAACTGAAGGTTTTAAGTGTCGTCAGCGGATTCCGCAGGTCGTGGGCCAGGTGTGCAAGCAGCTGTTCCAGGGGTAGGGGCTCGCCAATATCCTTACTACCAGCGCTTTGTGCGTCGACGCGGGGCGGAGCGGGAATCGACTGCAAGGTCGGACGGATCGTGCGCTCGACTCCGAACACGATGTCTTCGGCCTCCAGCTCACGACGCCCGCCGGGCTCGCAGAGCAACAAGGCACGACTCCTGCGCAGCACGACTTCGAGCTCGGTAGCGTTGCCCGGCCAGGCGTAAGCCTGCAGGCGTTCGGCAGCCGAAGCGGCCAGGGAGAATGGAGGGCTGTCGGGATTTTCAAAAGCAGCGAGCATTGCCCGCGCGAGTTCCGGGATACAGAAGGGCTGCTCCCTGAGCGGAGGCAGCAGGGCCGTTAGGCCAGCCACTCGGTAGTACAGTGCCATTACGAGCCGGCCGTCGGTAGCGAGGCTCTCGGGGCTGTCGGCCATGCCGGCGACCACGCCGCAGCCGGAAACCCCCAGCAGGACCGCCAGTTGTTCTTGTTCGGCGTGGCTGCGCAGCTCGAGATCGGGCAGGTAGACTACACCCCGTTCGCAAGACTCAATGAGGCCGGCCGCATCCGAAGCAGCAGTGACGACGCTGAACTCGCTGTTGGGTCCTTGCAATGCAGCCAGCGCCGCGGCCACGTTTTCTTTCCCAACACCGGGTTCTCCCACGAGTACGAGGGGGACCTGGCCGGCAGCGGCTTGCTTGAGGACGGGTTCGGCATGGGCCGGAATCCAAGGAAAAGAGAGCCATGCGGCTGGTTCCGTTTGTTCACCGACGCGGCCGCCCGAGCAAAGCCTGGCCACGGCCGCGCTCAACTCAAAGAGGGGAAAGGGGTGCAGCAGCACTTCCCGCCCCTGGCCTTCCAGCGAACTGGCCCGGGCTGCGCTATCAACTAGAAGCAGCGATGGCACCGAGCTGGGGATCTCGACAGCAGCAGAGTCACAGCAATTGAACACCACAGCGTCGGCGTCCACTGAAGCAGCTGGATCGCCCGATCTGCGCAGTGTCCAGCCCTCGGGCAGGACTTCCTCTACCGCAACCACAAAACGCCCGGGCGAATCCAGGAGCAGCAGCTCAGGCATGGATGAGACCCTCGGCATAAAGGTTGTCGGCTGCTTGTTCGAGAGCCGGAGAATCCACAGGCAGGGTTATGGTAAAGGTCGTGCCCTTGCCGGGTGTGCTGTCGATGGTAACCGAGCCACAGTGATTGACCACCAGCTGCCTGGCGATGGCGAGTCCGAGCCCGGTACCCTCAGTCCTGGTGGTAAAAAAAGGTTCGAAGGCTTGCTCGACCTGCTCTTCGCTCATGCCGCAACCATCGTCAGAGATCGTAAGCGTGGCTGCTTCGGTGCCATTGATCCACCCACGCCCGGTGCTCACCGTGACATGGCCTTTGCTCCTGTTTTCGCAGGCCTGTATCGCGTTGTGGACTATGTTGACGAGGATCTGATTAATCTTATCCTCGTCAGCGATAATGGGAGGCATCGACGCGTCAGTTTCGATACTGAGAGAGACTCCGCTCTTTCGCGCGTGGCTGTCCAGCAGCGTCGCCACCCGTTCGACCAGCTCGTCGAGGTTCAGCGGGCTTCTCTCGTGGGTGGCGGGGCGAGCAAAAGAAAGAAGCTCGTTCACCAGAGCCGTTATGCGATCGACCTCGGATAACGCCAGGTTGAGAAAGGATTCCCTGTACTCTTCGTCGAGATAACGTTCGGGCAGAAGCTGCGTGAAGGTTCGTATCGAAACCAGCGGGTTGCGAATTTCGTGCGCCAGCACGGCGGCCATGGTGCCGATGGTGGCCAAACGCTCGGAGTGCTGCAACACCTCGTTGCTGCGCGCCAGTGCTTCGTTCAATCGGACGGTAAGGACGGCCACGGCCAGTTGCCCGGCGAGTGCATCGAGCAGCTCCAGGTCGTGGCGAGAAAATATCCGCGCGTCGCGTCGCGGACCGAGCAGCATCAACCCCACGAACTGTTCACGCGCGACCAGCGGCACGACCACGTCGCTTTCATGGCGCTCCATTTCGACACAGCCCTGCGCGGCCAGCGAAAGCGGCGCGGCGGCCTGTTCGGCTTCTTCGCGCACAGCCGGGGCGCGCAATGACAACGCCCAACCTGCCACCGGATTGCCGGTTTCCAACTCCTCGGGCCAGTGTCCCCCGTGAGGCCGGGCTCCGTGGAGAACGTAGCGTCCCTTGCCTTTCTCCAGGTAGATCGCGCAGGAAGCCACGCCGTGCCTCGACGCCAGGGTCCGGGCAACTCGCGAAACCATCTCATCGGTGTCGCGAAGCAAGCAAAGCTCCCGGCTCAATTCCATGACAGCGTCGCGATGTCCGCGACCGTCCTCGAGCAGCGACTTCTCGATACGACTGCCCGCGCGTTCCGAGAGGCGGGGGTAGAGGAGAATGCCACCGACCAGCAGTCCGCACGCGAGCAGTGAGAAGCGCGGTGATACCTGGCCGAAGCTCGCTTCCTGGGCCAGGGCGAGCAGCACCCAGCAGACAGAGCCCACCGCGGCCAGCACCGCCGAGTTGGCAAGAGTTCGCGCGAGAGCCTGGTCGAGGTCCATCAAGCGGTGGCGAAAAAACGCAAATGACATCAACCACGCCAGGGCGATGCTGCCCGTAGAACCCACGAGGTACCCTGAAGCCCATGACGCGGTCCAGCCTGCCGGCGCTGAAAAGCGCAAAAAGCCATGCGCAGCACAAACCCAGGCCAGGCCGGCTCCCAGGCGCAGGTAGCGGGCCTGGTTGCGCTTGAGACCCACGTTTTCACGAGCGGCAGTATGCAGCGAGAGAAACAACACGGCGACCACCAGCATCACGTAGACGGGAACCAGGCCGCCCATGGGGCCAGCCACCAGGGCCCAGCGAACTTCGCCGCTGCCGGCGATCACCGCCTGCACACCTCCCACTGTGGCCGCGGCGTAGGTACAGGCAACCAGGGCGATTGCCCCCGCGTAAGCAGCCCAGAGAGTCGGTTTGTCGGGCGTACCGAAGAGCAGCCGTACCGTGTGGAGAAAAAGCAGCGGCGCCAGGATAGTTCCAAGCAGGAGCTGTTCCGACCAGGCCCTGGCTGCGAGTTCGGAAAGCGGCCGCGTAAGGGCAAAGGCGGCTACGTTGGCTATTACCATCGCCAGGCAGAAGGCGAAGAAAAGCTGGTGCAGAAGCCGGCCGGGTCGGCGCGCGAAGACAAGCACGCCCAGGAACAGGTGGAACGCCGCTGCGGCAAGAGGGAGTGCGCTGACCGCGGTCACCCGCGTTCCTGCCTGATCGCGACTAACGCCGCTGTTGCATTCAACTCTACGCCCACCCAGACCCCTCAGCGGTTTACCGACCAGCCTGTCGGCAACACCCAGCGGCCCTAAGACGCCGCCCTAGAGACAAGATACAGTCCAAAGCTGTACACGGCAATAGCACCGGGACAGTAAGACACCGTCCAAGTGTTGTTTTTGGGGGACATCCGGGAGGTCGAGGGTTCTACGACCGCCCGCACACTAACGAACAGGCACCAGCCAGCGGCGAAGCAACGCGGCCGAGGAAAGCAGTAGTCCAAGAAGTACGAATAACTTGCCGCCACTGGCGACCACCCTGTACTGTTCACGTTTGCCGAGGGCGTTCTCGTATACCGCGTTGCTTTCATCGGAATCGTGCAGCAGCGACGCGGTGTCGGTAGCAGTGACCCGTACGGCCTGGTTGAGCGCCCGTACCGAGGCAATGTCTTCGCCGTACTGGGTTACCTTGGAAAGACCCATCCACCAGTTGCCCGCTCCGATGAAGAGCAGCACGACGCCCAGCGCCAGTACACGGGATGACCTGCGTTGCACAGGGTAATATTAGCCTCTTGAGTGGGTTTATACCAAGGCCCCGACGGGCGAACAGCCCCGCTTGAGAGCCAGAAACGGCCGCGCTAGGTTTGAGCGGTGATATCGAACAAAAACGGCTGCCGTGAGCAGGATTGGGGGAGGCTCGATTACGCGGTTGCCATGAAGCGACAGCGCGAGCTCGCCGGTCGCCGGGCGGCAGGTAGTTGTTGCGACACGATTGTCAGGGTCGCGCATCCACCAACCATCACCCTGGGTCGCCACGCTCCCCTGGACGACCTGCTGCTGGACCGTAAACAGCTACAATCGAGGGGTATGGCGCTGCAGCGCAGCGACCGCGGCGGCAGGGCCACCTGGCACGGTCCGGGACAGGCAGTGGTCTACCCAGTGGTGTCGCTGGCCGAGCTGAAGATGGGCGTAGCCGATTGGGTGTGCCTGCTCGAGTCGGCGGTGATCGAAGTGTTGCAAGGCTACGGCGTAGACGCTGAGCGGCGAGATGGTTCGCCGGGCATATGGACGCAGCTGGGCAAAATCGCGTCGCTGGGCCTCAGGGTGAGCAGGGGAGTAAGCTACCACGGCGTGGCACTCAACGTCGGCTTGGATGTCAGTGGATTTGAGGTTATTGTCACCTGCGGCGTTGAAGGCGAGCGGGTGACCAGCCTCGAAGCTCTCAGCGCTTCGACCCTTGAACCCGCCGTTGTATCGCGGCAACTGAGCGCCGCTGTTGCGACCCGCTTACACGGCTCGGCTTCATATGAAAAAGAATGAACGCGACGGTCAGTCTCTCACCAGCGCCATGCTCGAAGGCGACAGGGTTGCCCTTGCGCGCCTGATAACAGCGGTCGAGAACCGCGGCAGCGACACGGCCGCTATAATGTCGAGGGTCTACGCGCGCTGCAGCGACACCTTCATCATAGGCATCACGGGTCCGCCGGGGGCGGGCAAATCAACCATCACCAGCTGCCTGGTCCAACACCTGAGGGCGAGGGACCAGTCGGTGGGGGTAGTTGCGATTGACCCGTCGAGCCCTTTTTCCGGCGGCTCGGTACTGGGCGACCGCATTCGCATGCAGGATCACTTTCTCGACCCCGAGGTATTCATTCGCAGCCTCTCCACGCGCGGTAGCCACGGTGGACTGGCGAGGGCCGGCCGAGACGTCGCACGTATCTTCGGCGCCTATGGCAAGGACGTGGTCATCATCGAAACCGTCGGGGTAGGGCAGACCGAACTCGACATCATGGAAGTAGCCGACACGGTGGCCGTGGTGCTCGTGCCCGAGTCCGGGGACACTGTGCAGGTCATGAAAGCCGGCTTGCTCGAAATCGCCGACCTCTTCGTGGTCAACAAGGCGGACCGTGAAGGCGCGGTGCGCATGAAAACCGAACTGCAGACCATGCTCTCGCTGAGAGTCGGAAGCGGTGGGGAAGACTTCTGGGAAGTTCCGGTTCTGCTTACCGAAGCCCGCAACGGCAAGGGGACAGAAGAAATCCTCAACGGCTGCCTGGCCCATCATGAACGCCCCGGAGACGAGGAACGGAGCCGCCATCGCGGACAACGCCTGCG
This genomic stretch from Candidatus Binatota bacterium harbors:
- a CDS encoding GAF domain-containing protein: MTAVSALPLAAAAFHLFLGVLVFARRPGRLLHQLFFAFCLAMVIANVAAFALTRPLSELAARAWSEQLLLGTILAPLLFLHTVRLLFGTPDKPTLWAAYAGAIALVACTYAAATVGGVQAVIAGSGEVRWALVAGPMGGLVPVYVMLVVAVLFLSLHTAARENVGLKRNQARYLRLGAGLAWVCAAHGFLRFSAPAGWTASWASGYLVGSTGSIALAWLMSFAFFRHRLMDLDQALARTLANSAVLAAVGSVCWVLLALAQEASFGQVSPRFSLLACGLLVGGILLYPRLSERAGSRIEKSLLEDGRGHRDAVMELSRELCLLRDTDEMVSRVARTLASRHGVASCAIYLEKGKGRYVLHGARPHGGHWPEELETGNPVAGWALSLRAPAVREEAEQAAAPLSLAAQGCVEMERHESDVVVPLVAREQFVGLMLLGPRRDARIFSRHDLELLDALAGQLAVAVLTVRLNEALARSNEVLQHSERLATIGTMAAVLAHEIRNPLVSIRTFTQLLPERYLDEEYRESFLNLALSEVDRITALVNELLSFARPATHERSPLNLDELVERVATLLDSHARKSGVSLSIETDASMPPIIADEDKINQILVNIVHNAIQACENRSKGHVTVSTGRGWINGTEAATLTISDDGCGMSEEQVEQAFEPFFTTRTEGTGLGLAIARQLVVNHCGSVTIDSTPGKGTTFTITLPVDSPALEQAADNLYAEGLIHA
- the lipB gene encoding lipoyl(octanoyl) transferase LipB, producing the protein MISNKNGCREQDWGRLDYAVAMKRQRELAGRRAAGSCCDTIVRVAHPPTITLGRHAPLDDLLLDRKQLQSRGMALQRSDRGGRATWHGPGQAVVYPVVSLAELKMGVADWVCLLESAVIEVLQGYGVDAERRDGSPGIWTQLGKIASLGLRVSRGVSYHGVALNVGLDVSGFEVIVTCGVEGERVTSLEALSASTLEPAVVSRQLSAAVATRLHGSASYEKE
- the meaB gene encoding methylmalonyl Co-A mutase-associated GTPase MeaB, whose amino-acid sequence is MKKNERDGQSLTSAMLEGDRVALARLITAVENRGSDTAAIMSRVYARCSDTFIIGITGPPGAGKSTITSCLVQHLRARDQSVGVVAIDPSSPFSGGSVLGDRIRMQDHFLDPEVFIRSLSTRGSHGGLARAGRDVARIFGAYGKDVVIIETVGVGQTELDIMEVADTVAVVLVPESGDTVQVMKAGLLEIADLFVVNKADREGAVRMKTELQTMLSLRVGSGGEDFWEVPVLLTEARNGKGTEEILNGCLAHHERPGDEERSRHRGQRLREEVIEICTEELVRRLHERSDDAPLAPVLERVARGEQDPYAAALEIINDDVSLARVLSGGND
- a CDS encoding hybrid sensor histidine kinase/response regulator → MPRVSSMPELLLLDSPGRFVVAVEEVLPEGWTLRRSGDPAASVDADAVVFNCCDSAAVEIPSSVPSLLLVDSAARASSLEGQGREVLLHPFPLFELSAAVARLCSGGRVGEQTEPAAWLSFPWIPAHAEPVLKQAAAGQVPLVLVGEPGVGKENVAAALAALQGPNSEFSVVTAASDAAGLIESCERGVVYLPDLELRSHAEQEQLAVLLGVSGCGVVAGMADSPESLATDGRLVMALYYRVAGLTALLPPLREQPFCIPELARAMLAAFENPDSPPFSLAASAAERLQAYAWPGNATELEVVLRRSRALLLCEPGGRRELEAEDIVFGVERTIRPTLQSIPAPPRVDAQSAGSKDIGEPLPLEQLLAHLAHDLRNPLTTLKTFSSIAPEDNELARLARGACDRLSDIVDTLVEYEGFSLPEPVTADVAELFEHALIDRGDEARAAVHIDMPRGWRVEADLQQLCFAIDCMVDAVVETLPRGSAAMVTVSDEGAMVVDVPGSSGQLAALAGMTSGGGPPASWRLALARELSRRNGGDLGVSNTKDGSRLTWKLPRAVEDEVDDRQTGSSDS